A single Microtus ochrogaster isolate Prairie Vole_2 unplaced genomic scaffold, MicOch1.0 UNK6, whole genome shotgun sequence DNA region contains:
- the LOC101981238 gene encoding cytochrome b-c1 complex subunit 9: MAPTIASRLYSLLFRRTSTFALTIAVGALFFERAFDQGADAVYEHINEGKLWKHIKHNYENKE; this comes from the exons ATGGCGCCGACAATCGCTTCACGTCTGTACTCCCTGCTGTTCCGCAGGACTTCCACCTTCGCCCTAACCATCGCAGTGGGCGCCCTTTTCTTCGAGCGCGCTTTCGACCAGGGCGCAGACGCGGTCTACGAGCACATCAACGAGGGG AAGCTGTGGAAACACATAAAGCACAATTATGAGAACAAGGAATAA